The genomic window ATCTTCCACCAGGGTGCACAGCACCTGTACCTGTGAGTCAACACGTTAGCTCAAAGCACCCGGAGCTAGGCGCTCACAGCATGCGTCTCGAATGCATCCAAAAAAGAACGAATCATAATCAACGCTGCAGCACCTTCTCCAACCGCAGAGGCAATCTGCTTGGTGGAGCCAAGACGAACATCACCGGCGGCAAAGACTCCAGGCATCGAGGTCTCCATGGCTGATCTGGTGATGACGAACCCTGCCTTATCGAGCTCAACGTGGTCACGGAGGAACTCTGAGTTGGGAGTAAGACCGATGAAGACGAAGGCTCCCGCAGCAAGAATTCGCTCCTCCCCATTGCCCTCATCGATCACCACCGCACTGAGATGGTGATCATCTCCCGCCTCGAAGGCTCGCACCTTCACCCCAGTATGTACTGCAAACTTCGGATCGGCCGCGATACGTTCCTGCAGCAACGTCGAGGCACCGAGGCGATCGCGGGCCTCCAGAATCGTCACCTGGTCGACAAATTGTGACAGGAAGAGTGACTCCTCGAGAGCTGAGTTACCTCCACCAATCACCACCAAGTTTTTAGCGCCACGGTAAAACGGACCATCACAGGTGGCACAAAAGTGGACTCCGGCCCCGATTAGGTCACTCTCGCCAGGGACCTCCAAACGTCGATAGGTAGATCCTGACGCGATGAGCACCGCCTTCGCACGATAGCTCTGACCACCATCCACCGCTATCAGGAGCTCGCTGCCAGTTCGCGTAATACCAGAGACCGCCACTCCTTGAAGCATCTCAACACCGTAGCGCTTCGCATGAGCGACATAGAGTGAAGCGAGCTCCTCTCCGCTCACACCATCAGGGAAACCTGGATAGTTATCGACCCGCTCCGTTGCACCAGCCTGCCCACCAAGCGCCCCACGATCCAAGATCAGGGTAGCAATACCTTCACGGGCGGCGTAAATACCGGCGGTGAGGCCGGTTGGCCCACCACCGATGATCACCAAATCATAGAAGCTGCGCTCGCCTTGGATCCTAAGCCCCAGCAGCTGAGCGATCTCGGCATTCGACGGTTCAATGAGCTCCTGCCCGTCAGGAAAGACGACCAACGGAATGATGAGTTTGCCCTCCGATGCATCCTCAACTCGGCGGCGACCATCCTCGTCCTCTTCGACGTTGATCGAACGAAAAGGAATGCGTTGATCCTGGAGAAATTGCTTGGTCCGCTTGCAGTCTGGACACCAGTTTGCTCCGTAAACCTCCACCATGTCAAGGTTGTGTCGTGTTGAGTCCTCCGACGCAGCGTCCACATTCTTTCCTCCGCTCTCCATCGCTACCTCCTTGGTGTTTACCATCTAACCCGTTGCAACGAGCACCTATTCCTCACGACCTCCACTGCCCATGCGGTACCCAATCGAGCGAGTGACTACCTCGCACAAAACGCCCAGGCCCGAGGGTACCAGACGACACCACTATCCCAGACACCAACGCGAGAGCAAGCTAGCACCGTATCATCCCTTCGCGCACACTGGGAGCTCGGCTTCACCGCATGAGCACCGCCGACCCATACTGCTCGATCAGCACATCGAGCTCTTGAAAACCACCGACGAGATCGAGAATCTGTTGATACAGCTCAGTGGAGACCACAAGGTCCGTGGGGATAGAGGGCGGCTGCACCGTCTCCTCTGGATCAGACAGAGATCCAAAGGATGCCAGGCGGTCCGCTTGGTACGAGGAGAGAGCAACAACCGCATCGCTAAGCTCGATCATCCCGGTGAAGAACTGATGCTCATGGAGAAGTTCGGCGTTGAGCGCGAGCGCTAACAACGCACAGAAGTTGACCTGCGAAAGGATAGCACCGGCCGTCGACACCGCCTCCTGTTGTGTGCCTGGCTCCGTAGACATACCCTCGAGCAGCGTGGCGGCGAGCTGGCGAGCCGAGCGTGCGCTGACCGAAAGCACGCGTAACTCCTCCACGCCAGCGGCGTCACTCTCGTCAACCAGCGATATGTCGAAGGCGCGTAGAACGCCGCCGGCGTACGCTCCCTGGGTCCGTACCATCGAGGCGAGTGCCCCCGGTAAAAGCCGGCGACGCCACGTTGGCCACAGCAAAAAGACAGCGATCGCCACTACCCCTCCCAAAGCCGTCGCCACTGCACGCTCTTGGGCAGTCGTACCTACTGGTGAACCAATCATCGCAAACATCGCTACCACATCAGAGGTCAAAAAGATGCTATAGAGAAAATAGTTTGCCCGGTAAGTTGCATAGGTTCCCCACGTCAACAACACAATCACCACGATGAGGATCCCGTGGCTCGGCACTACCAGTGCCGCCAATTCTGTCACCGCAACCGCCCCAATAAGCGTTCCGCCGAGGCGAGCCAAGCCACGCTGTACCGTTCCGCTAAAATCCCCCTGGAGGACAACGGCAGCCGTCATGGGGACCCAGTAGCCATTTCGCAGCGAGAAGGCGTGGGCAAGGTAGGTGCCAACGACAAGCACGAGAACCAAACGACCCGCATGAAAGAGCAGCTCCGAATCCGAGGTGAGGATCTTGCGAAACCCACGCAACCTGCGTCGCACCGACTCATCGAGAGCGCCTTGACCTCGATTCAACCCTGGCAACACCACATGCGGACTCGCATCACTGACCTGGCCCACCAAGTCCATAGCCCGCTGCAATTGGCGCGCAATCAGTCCGAGAAGAGGTTTCGAGTCATCAACATCGGGGATCTCTAGTTGTGGCAAAGCCGCAACGAAGCTACGACGCCGACGACTCCAAAGATGCACCTTAGCACGAAGGGAGGTCGACAAACTGAGTTGATCACCGATGACCCCTAGTATCGCGGCACTCTGGCGGAGAAACTCCACGGCCCACCGGTTCTCTTCGCCATTGCCGCGTGATTCGAAAACCAGCGCGCTCAGCGATAGACGGATGTCTTGGGCGAGCTGGAAGAGCTCCTTCAGCGCCACAATGGCCGAGGGATCGCCCAGTGGATTAGGGTCGCCCAACCAATCCGCTCCAGAGGTCAGCTGATCTGCCGGTGGCGCCGTTTGGGGCATCGATCTCGCGTAGCTGGCCAGTCGACGGTAGACCTCACCGACCGAAGCCATCTCACCATCGAGCCTTCGTGTTGGCCAGGTGAGAAGAAGGAGGATGATTTGGAAAAGGGCACCACCCAAGACCCAAAACGCCTGTACAATCGAACTCTGGACCCCCATACCGAGCGCGCTGAAGACCACTAAAACCTCTACGGCCTGCATGGCCGCCATCGACATACCTGGTCCAAAAGCGCCAGCAAGCCCGCCCAGCAAGCCCCAGATGGCCAAGACGATAAGCAAGACAACGAGGTGAGGTGCTGCGATCGCGCCGACGAAGGCGGAGATAGTCACACCGATGCTCGCGAGCAGCATATTCCGGAGTGTGCTCCGGTAGCGGCCCTCAAAGGAGACGAACCCAACGACGAGCGCACCCACAGCAGCGCTCACCCCATCGCCGACAAAGCCAGTTGCGACGCCGATAATCAACGGAGGTAGCATACCCAGTGCGCAGCGCAACCCGACAGAGACTGCCATGCCAGAACGCTCGATGCTCGCAACATCATCGAGTAGCGCGCGCCATGGTCCATTCTTCATGCGCTCTCGACTCGTCATACCAACTTTCCCATCGACGCAGCCAGACCCACCGCCACAGCTCTGGCAACCTGTAGTGTTGCAACCAGACTAACGGCCAATTTTTGACCCTCAACAGCCCAAGCACCTACCTGTCAGAACAACTGCGCTCACTAGAGTCTCCGTGCCTCGACCGGCGAAATGATCGCGGTCACACACCTCAGTTCGTAGGCAACCGCGTCATAGTCACACGAAAAAGCCTGCGCGGCAACTCACCCTCGATAAACTCGACAACCTCGTCGATACGGAACCCTTCGGCAAGGCTGGTGACGAGATCTCGATCGAAGAAATGCACGACAAAACCACCATTCTCATAGCGATTTTCGCCATGATCGACCCCGACGCCGTAATGAGCATCACCCGTGTGGCGCACCGTGTAGATCACCACCCCACCAGGTCGGAGTACTCTCGCGACCTCTCGGCTGAGTGCCACCAACTCTGCATTCGTGAGCGCCATATTAAAAAGCATGTGGGAGTAGCAGGCATCGAAGAGGGCGTCCGCAAATGGTAAGGGATCGCGTACATCGTAAAGAACGGTCTGGAGTTGTGCGCCAAAATGTGCACCTCGTGATCGGATCTCTGTCAATCCTTCCTTCACGTAATCGAGTGCGGTGACGCTAAGACCAGCCTCTAGCATCGGGATGGTATCTCGACCCTGTCCAGCACCAAGTTCAAGCACGTTGCGAAGGCCCGAACGCGCAAAAAGCTCGATAGCATAGCCACCTGGCTCACTAGCTGACGATCCATACATCGTCGGATGTTCGCTGTAGGTCCTTTCCCAGTGCCTCTGTTGCTCCTGCCCCAGGTCTCGGTCCATCTCGTCTCCTATACCAGTCCCACTGTATCGAGGCGAGTCTACCACTTCCTCGCCGCGCGGTAATTGCCGCCGATGCGTGACCGTATTGTGTCCAATCCCCTCAGGGGTCCGTGGTTCCCGGATGCAGGCTTTGTAGCAAGATGGGCGTGACATAGCTAATCGACTCGATCCAGCAGCCACACCCAACCGGTCAGAGCCCCAACAGGCCACGGCGTGATTGGAGACTGGAATGCCCGACTACAACAGTCTGTGAGGTAGCCTATCCCGACTACGCCAGCGCTATAATCGCCGTAACGAGATCCGAGGAGAATCGAATGGACAATCCTGAGACACCACCAACTCCTGACCATAGCAGTCAAGAATCGCATGGACTTCCAAGGTTTGAAGGATCGCCCGAGGCCAATTTGGGCTTCCAGGTTCCTTCGATCTCCTTCATGCAGGCGTATCTCAGGATGTGGCGACTCTATACCAACTTCCGCATCCGCTCGACACGAGGCGAGTACTGGAAGGCGTATCTCGTCGGCGCCGTCATTGGATTCGTACTGTTGGCCGCCTTCATCGTAACACACAACCCTCTCTTCTTTATCCTGTATTACGTCTACGGAATCGCGCTCCTTATTCCATCTATTGGTATCACCCTTCGGCGCCTCCATGATACCGACCACAGTGGAGGATGGATCTTTGTGGGGTTCATACCCCTCGTTGGCACCATCATTCTCCTGGTCTTTCTGACACAACGTTCCACCCCTGGGTCCAACCGTTATGGACCGCCAGTAACCTCTCTACCATAACTCCCGCCTCCCACTAGAACCGCGAGCCAAAACCAGAGCGCGCGCCAATGGAGTGGCAAGCATATCGAAACTATGGTGATTCTCCACGAGACCGTAGCGGTGGAACT from Ferrimicrobium sp. includes these protein-coding regions:
- a CDS encoding DUF805 domain-containing protein, producing MDNPETPPTPDHSSQESHGLPRFEGSPEANLGFQVPSISFMQAYLRMWRLYTNFRIRSTRGEYWKAYLVGAVIGFVLLAAFIVTHNPLFFILYYVYGIALLIPSIGITLRRLHDTDHSGGWIFVGFIPLVGTIILLVFLTQRSTPGSNRYGPPVTSLP
- a CDS encoding class I SAM-dependent methyltransferase yields the protein MDRDLGQEQQRHWERTYSEHPTMYGSSASEPGGYAIELFARSGLRNVLELGAGQGRDTIPMLEAGLSVTALDYVKEGLTEIRSRGAHFGAQLQTVLYDVRDPLPFADALFDACYSHMLFNMALTNAELVALSREVARVLRPGGVVIYTVRHTGDAHYGVGVDHGENRYENGGFVVHFFDRDLVTSLAEGFRIDEVVEFIEGELPRRLFRVTMTRLPTN
- a CDS encoding FAD-dependent oxidoreductase; translated protein: MESGGKNVDAASEDSTRHNLDMVEVYGANWCPDCKRTKQFLQDQRIPFRSINVEEDEDGRRRVEDASEGKLIIPLVVFPDGQELIEPSNAEIAQLLGLRIQGERSFYDLVIIGGGPTGLTAGIYAAREGIATLILDRGALGGQAGATERVDNYPGFPDGVSGEELASLYVAHAKRYGVEMLQGVAVSGITRTGSELLIAVDGGQSYRAKAVLIASGSTYRRLEVPGESDLIGAGVHFCATCDGPFYRGAKNLVVIGGGNSALEESLFLSQFVDQVTILEARDRLGASTLLQERIAADPKFAVHTGVKVRAFEAGDDHHLSAVVIDEGNGEERILAAGAFVFIGLTPNSEFLRDHVELDKAGFVITRSAMETSMPGVFAAGDVRLGSTKQIASAVGEGAAALIMIRSFLDAFETHAVSA
- a CDS encoding FUSC family protein, which encodes MTSRERMKNGPWRALLDDVASIERSGMAVSVGLRCALGMLPPLIIGVATGFVGDGVSAAVGALVVGFVSFEGRYRSTLRNMLLASIGVTISAFVGAIAAPHLVVLLIVLAIWGLLGGLAGAFGPGMSMAAMQAVEVLVVFSALGMGVQSSIVQAFWVLGGALFQIILLLLTWPTRRLDGEMASVGEVYRRLASYARSMPQTAPPADQLTSGADWLGDPNPLGDPSAIVALKELFQLAQDIRLSLSALVFESRGNGEENRWAVEFLRQSAAILGVIGDQLSLSTSLRAKVHLWSRRRRSFVAALPQLEIPDVDDSKPLLGLIARQLQRAMDLVGQVSDASPHVVLPGLNRGQGALDESVRRRLRGFRKILTSDSELLFHAGRLVLVLVVGTYLAHAFSLRNGYWVPMTAAVVLQGDFSGTVQRGLARLGGTLIGAVAVTELAALVVPSHGILIVVIVLLTWGTYATYRANYFLYSIFLTSDVVAMFAMIGSPVGTTAQERAVATALGGVVAIAVFLLWPTWRRRLLPGALASMVRTQGAYAGGVLRAFDISLVDESDAAGVEELRVLSVSARSARQLAATLLEGMSTEPGTQQEAVSTAGAILSQVNFCALLALALNAELLHEHQFFTGMIELSDAVVALSSYQADRLASFGSLSDPEETVQPPSIPTDLVVSTELYQQILDLVGGFQELDVLIEQYGSAVLMR